Proteins found in one Desulfomonilia bacterium genomic segment:
- the melA gene encoding alpha-galactosidase yields the protein MKIAFIGAGSLGFTTELVRDILTFDLLKDSTLALMDIDDKRLEFAQTSVKGIVSAGKYPAKVIATKDRKKALKDADVVLTTILSGSTDVWKYDIEIPKKYGVDINVGDTRGPSGIFRFLRTLPPMLEIIRDMETYCPGAVLLNYTNPMAMLCGALQRSTHIPVTGLCHSVQGTAIMLACWIGARSFDDITYTCAGINHQAFYLRFENNGKDAYPDIYKAVTENPDVYNEEIVRNEMYLHLGYYPTESSGHNSEYNAWFRKRPDLIEKYCLPGTGWNPGEYAYILKEYQETEATWKDRVRKELERPLEPHDLNRGLEYASFIINALAGGEIYSFNGNVPNTALITNLPDNACVEVPVYVDRAGFHPVHVGALPPQLAPLVYTNSMIEEMAIEAALTGNARLVMQAILNDPLTAAVLSMAEIRAMVKEMFEQNRGYLGYFKNMDI from the coding sequence ATGAAAATTGCTTTTATCGGCGCCGGAAGCCTGGGATTCACAACCGAACTCGTGCGCGACATTCTGACGTTCGATCTGCTCAAGGATTCAACGCTCGCGCTGATGGATATCGATGACAAAAGGCTTGAGTTTGCACAGACCTCTGTAAAAGGAATAGTGTCGGCTGGTAAATATCCAGCAAAGGTGATCGCGACAAAGGACAGGAAAAAGGCGCTTAAAGACGCCGATGTCGTGCTGACCACAATCCTATCCGGAAGCACGGATGTCTGGAAATACGATATCGAGATCCCGAAAAAATACGGTGTGGACATTAATGTCGGGGATACCAGGGGGCCGAGCGGCATCTTCAGGTTCCTAAGGACATTGCCTCCAATGCTCGAAATCATCCGCGACATGGAAACATACTGCCCGGGAGCGGTACTCCTCAATTATACGAATCCAATGGCCATGCTGTGCGGTGCCCTTCAGCGAAGTACTCATATACCGGTCACCGGCCTGTGCCATTCCGTTCAGGGAACGGCCATTATGCTTGCATGCTGGATAGGAGCCAGGTCATTCGATGACATCACATACACCTGTGCAGGCATAAACCATCAGGCGTTTTACCTCAGGTTTGAAAATAACGGAAAAGACGCCTATCCGGATATATACAAGGCTGTAACAGAGAATCCCGATGTCTATAATGAAGAGATCGTAAGGAACGAGATGTATCTCCACCTCGGCTATTACCCGACCGAATCGAGCGGGCATAACTCGGAATACAATGCATGGTTCAGGAAACGGCCCGACCTGATAGAGAAGTACTGTCTGCCCGGCACGGGATGGAACCCCGGTGAATATGCATACATCCTTAAGGAGTATCAGGAGACCGAGGCCACATGGAAAGACAGGGTCAGAAAAGAACTTGAAAGACCTCTTGAGCCGCATGACCTGAACCGTGGTCTGGAATACGCCTCCTTCATCATCAATGCGTTGGCCGGAGGTGAGATATATTCATTTAACGGCAATGTGCCGAACACCGCACTTATTACAAACCTGCCTGATAACGCATGCGTGGAGGTCCCGGTCTATGTGGACAGGGCGGGTTTCCACCCGGTCCATGTCGGCGCTTTACCGCCGCAGCTTGCGCCCCTCGTCTATACGAACTCCATGATTGAGGAAATGGCTATAGAGGCTGCGCTTACGGGCAATGCCCGTCTTGTTATGCAGGCGATACTTAACGACCCGCTTACCGCGGCTGTCCTTTCAATGGCTGAGATAAGGGCAATGGTCAAAGAGATGTTCGAGCAGAACAGGGGTTACCTAGGATATTTCAAGAATATGGACATTTGA